One Nicotiana tomentosiformis chromosome 4, ASM39032v3, whole genome shotgun sequence genomic window carries:
- the LOC138909900 gene encoding uncharacterized protein — MDTFNGNHFNLNVDLISLVLIPHIESSIKYKVKECITSVVQIYRCTITKRKTFLGHKRAFEIVYDNWDKSFTALPRYKASLQHYNSGTVVEWKHDRGPYIAENIFRYVFWITIGVDANGQIFPLAFAICANESICLIFDRRDGILYSVRALDEWKELYDYHHYCVRHLKVNFQRAYPNKRLRDLIWMDATNHQERKFLMQMELIKQEDKGAYLWLRDLEIEKWTLHKDGGKRWRILITNVSESFNG, encoded by the exons atggacacattcaatgggaatcattttaacttgaacgttgatttgatttctcttgtcttgattccacatatTGAATCGTCCATAAAGTACAAGGTGAAGGAGTGCATAACATCAGTTGTGCAGATATATaggtgtaccattaccaaaagaaagacaTTTCTTGGGCATAAACGTGCTTTTGAGATTGTTTATGacaactgggataagtcatttacGGCTCTACCGAGGTACAAAGCTTCTTTGCAACACTATAATTCAGGGacagttgttgaatggaagcacGACCGAGGTCCTTACATTGCAGAAAACATATTTAGATATGTGTTCTGG ATTACCATTGGGGTAGATGCTAATGGCCAAATATTTCCTCTTGcctttgctatttgtgccaatgaga gtatttgtctaatatttgATCGACGTGATGGGATTTTATATTCTGTGCGTGCTTTGGATGAATGGAAGGAGTTGTACGACTACCATCATTActgtgttaggcacttgaaggTCAACTTCCAGCGGGCTTATCCGAATAAGAGGTTGCGTGATCTAATATGGATGGATGCAACAAATCATCAAGAGAGGAAATTCTTGATGCAGATGGAATTAATTAAGCAGGAAGACAAAGGAGCTTATCTTTGGTTGAGGGATCTTGAGATTGAGAAATGGACTCTGCATAAGGATGGTGGCAAAAGATGGAGAATTTTAATTACAAATGTATCAGAGTCCTTCAATGGATAG
- the LOC104090856 gene encoding calcium-dependent protein kinase 11-like yields MEMTTEMKKGPTTRASQNVLPYQTARIGEKYTLGKKLGQGQFGTTYQCIENATGVEYACKSIPKRKLLCREDYEDVWREIQIMHHLSEHPYVVRIKGTYEDNLFVHIVMELCKGGELFDRIVEKGHFSEKKAAQLMNTIVKVVEACHSLGVMHRDLKPENFLFDTSHEDAKLKATDFGLSIFYKPGQYHSDVVGSPYYVAPEVLHKFYGPEIDVWSAGVILYILLCGVPPFWAETDNGIFRQILKGKIDFESEPWPHISDSAKDLVKKMLTRDPRARITAHQVLCHPWIVDDNVAPDRPLGSAVLSRLKQFCDMNKLKKMALRVIAERLSEEEIGGLKQLFKMIDTDNSGTITYDELKHGLKRVGSDLTESEIRALMNAADFDNNGTIDYSEFIAATLHLNKMEREENLLAAFSYFDKDGSGYITIDELQQACLDFGFGDAKLEDIIKEIDIDNDGRIDYGEFATMMKKGNTGLAARTMRGNLNFNLADALGASDCDKDQ; encoded by the exons ATGGAGATGACAACAGAAATGAAGAAAGGTCCAACAACAAGGGCATCTCAGAATGTCCTCCCATACCAAACAGCAAGAATAGGGGAAAAGTACACTCTTGGGAAGAAACTAGGGCAAGGGCAATTTGGGACAACATACCAATGCATAGAAAATGCAACAGGGGTTGAATATGCGTGCAAATCAATCCCAAAAAGGAAGCTTTTATGCAGGGAAGATTATGAGGATGTGTGGAGAGAGATTCAGATAATGCATCATTTATCTGAACACCCTTATGTAGTGAGGATTAAAGGGACTTATGAGGACAATCTGTTTGTCCATATTGTTATGGAATTGTGTAAAGGCGGGGAGCTTTTTGATAGGATTGTTGAAAAGGGACATTTTAGTGAGAAGAAAGCAGCACAATTGATGAACACTATTGTCAAGGTTGTGGAGGCTTGTCATTCTCTTGGTGTCATGCATAGAGATCTCAAACCTGAGAATTTCCTCTTTGATACCTCTCATGAAGATGCCAAGCTTAAGGCTACTGATTTTGGCTTGTCTATTTTCTATAAACCTG GGCAGTATCACTCAGATGTTGTAGGAAGTCCTTATTATGTTGCTCCTGAAGTGTTGCACAAATTTTATGGGCCTGAAATAGATGTCTGGAGTGCCGGTGTCATCCTTTACATCTTATTATGCGGGGTTCCACCTTTCTGGGCTG AGACGGACAATGGTATCTTCCGACAGATATTGAAAGGAAAGATAGATTTTGAATCAGAACCTTGGCCTCACATTTCGGATAGTGCAAAAGATTTGGTAAAGAAGATGCTCACCAGGGATCCTAGAGCACGAATAACTGCGCATCAAGTTCTAT GTCATCCTTGGATTGTGGACGACAACGTTGCTCCAGACAGACCCTTGGGTTCTGCAGTTTTATCACGCCTAAAGCAGTTCTGTGATATGAACAAACTCAAGAAGATGGCTTTACGA GTCATAGCAGAAAGGCTTTCAGAGGAAGAGATAGGCGGCCTAAAGCAATTATTCAAGATGATTGACACAGACAACTCTGGAACAATCACATATGATGAACTAAAACATGGTTTGAAAAGAGTAGGATCTGATCTAACGGAGTCCGAAATCAGGGCCTTGATGAATGCG GCTGACTTCGACAACAATGGCACTATCGATTACAGTGAATTCATCGCTGCGACATTGCATTTGAACAAGATGGAGAGGGAGGAGAATCTTCTTGCTGCATTTTCCTACTTTGACAAGGATGGTAGTGGTTACATCACCATTGATGAGCTTCAACAAGCTTGCCTAGATTTTGGCTTTGGTGACGCTAAATTGGAAGATATTATCAAAGAGATTGATATAGACAAT GATGGACGCATAGATTATGGGGAATTTGCAACTATGATGAAGAAGGGAAATACAGGACTGGCAGCCAGAACAATGAGAGGCAATTTAAATTTCAACCTGGCAGATGCTCTTGGAGCCAGTGACTGTGACAAAGATCAATAG
- the LOC104090855 gene encoding uncharacterized membrane protein At4g09580-like isoform X2, translated as MAAPRSVVVDTGRFDEEKRVDMSSVAAELDSPTGKRYKEGKFPLLRDNLGMYAEVYPAKFILGYCSIYIFMQTFMIPGTIFMSLLAGALFGVFRGLLLVVFNATAGASSCYFLSKLIGRPIVNWMWPEKLRFFQAEIAKRRDKLLNYMLFLRITPTLPNLFINLASPIVDIPFHIFFLATAVGLIPAAYITVKAGVALGELRSVKDLYDFKTLSVLFLIGALIILPTVLKRKRIYE; from the exons ATGGCTGCACCAAGGAGTGTAGTGGTGGACACGGGTCGGTTTGATGAAGAGAAGAGGGTGGATATGTCGTCTGTTGCAGCTGAATTGGATTCGCCGACAGGAAAGAGGTACAAGGAAGGGAAGTTTCCATTGTTAAG GGATAACCTCGGAATGTATGCGGAAGTCTACCCGGCAAAATTCATTCTTGGTTACTGCTCAATATACATATTCATGCAGACATTTATGATTCCTGGGACAATTTTCATGTCCTTACTTGCTGGAGCACTTTTCGGCGTTTTCAGAGGGCTTCTCTTGGTTGTCTTTAATGCAACAGCTGGTGCATCGTCCTGCTATTTTCTGTCTAAATTGATCGGCAGGCCTATAGTTAACTGGATGTGGCCTGAAAAGTTGAGATTTTTCCAGGCAGAG ATAGCCAAGCGTCGGGATAAGTTGCTCAACTACATGCTTTTTTTGAGAATAACTCCAACATTGCCAAATCTTTTCATCAATTTGGCATCTCCTATTGTGGATATACCATTCCATATTTTCTTTTTGGCCACCGCAGTTGGTCTCATCCCAGCTGCTTATATTACAGTAAAG GCTGGCGTAGCACTTGGGGAACTGAGGTCTGTCAAAGATCTATATGATTTCAAGACGTTGTCTGTGCTTTTCCTCATTGGTGCTCTCATAATTTTACCAACCGTCTTGAAGAGGAAGCGAATATACGAATAG
- the LOC104090855 gene encoding uncharacterized membrane protein At4g09580-like isoform X1, with product MAAPRSVVVDTGRFDEEKRVDMSSVAAELDSPTGKRYKEGKFPLLRWEFGAAFAVILVFSTGLFCIYLSMPAAEYAQLKLPRTISDLRILKDNLGMYAEVYPAKFILGYCSIYIFMQTFMIPGTIFMSLLAGALFGVFRGLLLVVFNATAGASSCYFLSKLIGRPIVNWMWPEKLRFFQAEIAKRRDKLLNYMLFLRITPTLPNLFINLASPIVDIPFHIFFLATAVGLIPAAYITVKAGVALGELRSVKDLYDFKTLSVLFLIGALIILPTVLKRKRIYE from the exons ATGGCTGCACCAAGGAGTGTAGTGGTGGACACGGGTCGGTTTGATGAAGAGAAGAGGGTGGATATGTCGTCTGTTGCAGCTGAATTGGATTCGCCGACAGGAAAGAGGTACAAGGAAGGGAAGTTTCCATTGTTAAGGTGGGAATTTGGAGCAGCTTTTGCTGTTATTTTGGTGTTCTCAACAGGCTTGTTTTGCATATACTTGTCAATGCCAGCTGCTGAGTACGCTCAACTTAAGCTGCCTCGTACCATCTCTGATCTCCGCATTCTCAA GGATAACCTCGGAATGTATGCGGAAGTCTACCCGGCAAAATTCATTCTTGGTTACTGCTCAATATACATATTCATGCAGACATTTATGATTCCTGGGACAATTTTCATGTCCTTACTTGCTGGAGCACTTTTCGGCGTTTTCAGAGGGCTTCTCTTGGTTGTCTTTAATGCAACAGCTGGTGCATCGTCCTGCTATTTTCTGTCTAAATTGATCGGCAGGCCTATAGTTAACTGGATGTGGCCTGAAAAGTTGAGATTTTTCCAGGCAGAG ATAGCCAAGCGTCGGGATAAGTTGCTCAACTACATGCTTTTTTTGAGAATAACTCCAACATTGCCAAATCTTTTCATCAATTTGGCATCTCCTATTGTGGATATACCATTCCATATTTTCTTTTTGGCCACCGCAGTTGGTCTCATCCCAGCTGCTTATATTACAGTAAAG GCTGGCGTAGCACTTGGGGAACTGAGGTCTGTCAAAGATCTATATGATTTCAAGACGTTGTCTGTGCTTTTCCTCATTGGTGCTCTCATAATTTTACCAACCGTCTTGAAGAGGAAGCGAATATACGAATAG
- the LOC138909901 gene encoding uncharacterized protein produces the protein MTKGLSINVPLVKALEQMPDYSKFMKDLVTKKRSMNFETIKVTHQVSVIVHSIAPKLDDLGAFTISCTIGSADFAKALCDPGVSINLMPYSVFKTLGIGKPKPIFMRLKMTDCTIKRPLVVIEDILVRVDKFILPVDFVILDCEIDYEVSIILGRTFLATGKALRDVETEELNFWVSDEQVVFHVCKSMCQPKSNEVCSFVDLVTDFIIDDTSATINVGDMLEAVLLNFDDDEMDGFMECVNSLQGMGSYNYAPLKLSLDLENRKTPPKKPSIEEPPTLELKPFPPHIRKKAIGWTLADIRGISPTFYMHKIKLENGAKPSIEHKRRLNEAMQEDAKFHFSDDCMRAFEQLKLKLTTIPTITSPNYRFTFELMCDASDVAVGVVLGQHVKSIFHSVYYASNTMNSSQVNYTVIEKELLAIMFAIEKFRPYLMGAKVIVHSDHAALRYLMTKKKSKARLMRWVILLQEFDIDIQDKKGSENQMADHLSRLEEEGRPYDGLEINDSFPDEQLLALSMKEDRQFDGLHLFAFGARCCEMVSKKRLSGMMVYCNFRDGSGFKTALLVVKYEKGHGGLCIVVVELLADQVRVAENE, from the exons aTGACGAAAGGTCTCTCCATCAATGTGCCATTGGTaaaagctttggaacaaatgcccgattATTCCAAatttatgaaagatcttgtgaccaagaagaggtcgatgaattttgaaactatcaaggtcactcatcaagtgagtgtaaTTGTTCATTCCATAGCTCCTAAGTTGGATGATCTCGGTGCTTTCACGATTTCTTGTACTATTGGAAGTGCCgattttgctaaagctctttgtgatcctggggtgagtatcaatttgatgccctactcggtgttcaaaactttggggaTTGGAAAACCAAAACCCATATTTATGAGGTTGAAAATGACCGACTGTACTATAAAGAGGCCATTGGTAGTGATTGAGGATATTTTGGTCCGAGTTGATAAGTTTATCCTTCCGGTGGACTTTGTGATTCTAGACTGTGAGATTGACTATGAAGTTTCTATCATTCTTGGGAGgactttccttgctacgggtaaaGCCCTTCGTGATGTGGAAACCGAAGAACTCAATTTCTGGGTTAGTGATGaacaagtggtattccatgtgtgcaagtctATGTGTCAACCAAaaagcaatgaagtgtgttcttttgtggacttagtgaccgattTCAttattgatgacacaagtgctacaattaatgttggtgatatgttggaagccgttttgctcaactttgatgatgatgaaatgGATGGTTTTATGGAATGTGtaaactctttgcaaggaatggggtcttaCAACTATGCACCCTTGAAGTTATcgttggatcttgagaataggaagactcctcccaaaaagccttctattgaagagccacctACTTTGGAGTTAAAACCATTTCCACCTCACATTCG gaagaaagctattggatgGACTTTAGCAGACATTCGTGGTATAAGCCCCACATTTTACATGCACAAGATCAAATTGGAGAATGGTGCCAAACCATCCATTGAACATAAAAGAAGACTCAATGAAGCTATGCAAGAG gatgccaagttccatttcagtgatgattgtatgagagcttttgaacaattgaagctcaagttgacaactattCCTACCATTACATCTCCAAATTATAGATTTACgttcgagctcatgtgtgatgcaagtgatgtagccGTTGGGGTTGTTTTGGGACAACATGTTAAAAGCATTTTTCATTCGGTTTACTATGCTAGTAATACCATGAATAGTTCCCAAGTAAATTATACCGTTatagagaaagagctccttgctattatgtttgctattgagaagtttcgcccgtacttgatgggtgccaaaGTTATTGTTCACTCGGATCATGCTGCACTTCGCTATCTAATGACCAAAAAAAAATCTAAAGCTAGGTTAATGAGATGGGtgattttgttgcaagagtttgatattgacatccaagacaaGAAGGGAAGTGAAAATCAaatggcagaccacttgtctcgtttggaggaggagggaaggccatatgatggccttgaaatcaatgactcattccctgatgagcaacttttggcactttcaatgaaagag GATCGTCAGTTTGATGGTCTTCATTTGTTTGCCTTTGGGGCACGATGTTGTGAAATGGTATCTAAAAAGCGGTTATCGGGGATGATGGTATATTGCAACTTCAG agatggatcaGGATTTAAAACAGCATTGTTGGTAGTGAAATATGAGAAAGGACATGGAGGATTATGTATCGTGGTGGTTGAATTGTTAGCAGATCAAGTACGAGTAGCAGAGAATGAGTAG